From the Brassica napus cultivar Da-Ae chromosome A8, Da-Ae, whole genome shotgun sequence genome, one window contains:
- the LOC106418913 gene encoding sugar transport protein 5, with amino-acid sequence MAIGGLALDVAGGSGNIEAKITAAVVMTCVVAASGGLIFGYDIGISGGVTTMKPFLEKFFPTVLKNATEAKPDVYCVYDSQLLTAFTSSLYVAGLVASLVASRLTAAYGRRTTMILGGLTFLFGAVISGLAANIAMLLSGRILLGFGVGFTNQAAPVYLSEVAPPQWRGAFNTGFQFFIGVGVVSANFLNYLTADHHSGWRISLGLAALPAVIMTFGCLFISDTPSSLLARGNHDHARVSLFKIRGAKTSADVEAELAELVKLSQLAIEARAEPFKTILERQYRPQLVVAVAIPCFQQLTGITINAFYAPVLFRSVGFGSAPALVATLILGLVNLGSILISTMVIDRFGRRFLFIVGGIQMFVCQVAVAALLAATVGDAGDGEMTKGYAVTVVVLLCIYAAGFGWSWGPLSWLVPSEIFPLKLRPAGQSLSVAVNFAVTFLIAQTFLATLCHFKFGAFLFYGGWILIMTVFVLMFLPETKGIHVDSMYQVWEKHWFWQRFTKSTST; translated from the exons ATGGCTATCGGAGGATTAGCTCTTGATGTTGCCGGCGGCAGCGGCAATATAGAAGCCAAGATCACAGCCGCGGTTGTCATGACATGTGTTGTGGCCGCTTCGGGCGGTCTCATCTTTGGCTACGACATTGGAATCTCAG GGGGTGTGACGACGATGAAGCCGTTTCTGGAGAAATTTTTTCCAACCGTTCTTAAAAACGCTACTGAAGCTAAGCCAGATGTGTACTGCGTCTATGACAGCCAACTTCTAACGGCCTTCACATCAAGCCTTTATGTTGCTGGCTTAGTCGCTTCCTTAGTGGCTAGCCGTCTCACGGCAGCTTACGGTCGCCGCACCACCATGATTCTCGGTGGTTTGACTTTCCTATTTGGTGCCGTCATCAGTGGCCTGGCTGCCAACATCGCCATGCTCCTCTCCGGACGGATTTTGCTTGGATTTGGTGTTGGTTTCACCAACCAA GCTGCACCTGTATATCTATCAGAGGTAGCACCGCCGCAATGGCGTGGAGCCTTCAATACTGGCTTTCAGTTCTTCATTGGCGTAGGAGTTGTATCAGCCAATTTTTTAAACTACCTCACGGCCGACCACCACAGCGGCTGGCGTATCTCACTCGGCCTCGCCGCTTTACCAGCCGTTATCATGACCTTTGGATGTCTATTCATCTCCGATACGCCTTCAAGCCTCTTGGCGCGTGGTAATCACGATCATGCTCGCGTGTCGCTGTTTAAAATACGTGGTGCCAAAACTAGTGCTGACGTGGAAGCCGAACTAGCAGAGCTAGTTAAGTTGAGTCAGTTAGCTATAGAAGCTAGAGCCGAGCCATTTAAGACGATATTGGAGAGACAGTACAGACCTCAGCTTGTGGTTGCTGTGGCGATACCTTGTTTTCAGCAGTTAACTGGTATTACGATTAATGCGTTCTACGCGCCAGTTCTGTTTAGATCTGTCGGATTTGGTTCTGCGCCCGCTCTTGTTGCAACGCTAATACTTGGGTTGGTTAATCTCGGTTCGATTCTTATTTCAACGATGGTTATTGACCGGTTTGGTAGACGGTTCTTGTTCATTGTGGGTGGTATTCAGATGTTTGTCTGTCAG GTGGCAGTGGCTGCATTACTAGCAGCGACAGTAGGAGACGCCGGAGACGGAGAGATGACGAAGGGCTACGCCGTCACAGTTGTGGTGTTGCTGTGCATATACGCAGCTGGATTTGGTTGGTCGTGGGGCCCACTAAGCTGGCTGGTCCCCAGTGAGATATTCCCGCTCAAGTTACGCCCAGCTGGTCAGAGCTTAAGCGTCGCCGTGAATTTTGCCGTTACTTTCCTTATCGCTCAGACTTTCCTTGCAACCCTTTGCCATTTCAAGTTTGGTGCATTCTTGTTTTACGGTGGTTGGATCTTAATAATGACGGTGTTTGTCTTGATGTTCTTGCCGGAGACTAAAGGGATACATGTGGATTCTATGTACCAAGTTTGGGAGAAGCATTGGTTTTGGCAACGGTTCACTAAATCAACttcaacatga